The Branchiostoma lanceolatum isolate klBraLanc5 chromosome 10, klBraLanc5.hap2, whole genome shotgun sequence genome has a window encoding:
- the LOC136442887 gene encoding electrogenic aspartate/glutamate antiporter SLC25A13, mitochondrial-like isoform X1: MTTMGTQAEARLGSTRPSAPPISPGAARGRADYLPKNWQLYSAGVSMAAGGVTQVVHHPLFTLKTFIQTPNFSWKDFLGRTVSSPVGFLYRGVVSRSLGVMPERMLKMQGWFVTTKFLTDLRGEQSLGIWILGGLAAGVGTAVVASPTELLMVRAQVHGHRVRDVWKTTGYMNITKGMYRGFAPALVRDLTFNALFFVGREAGVRRYETQHGHRCPDHKRFQIGFVAGSISCTAATPMDAVKTRIQAAVQCGPNSQRGAIFFAKSLLREGGILRLWQGLGARLMIFPSTLSLFYILQEKMEGILLQGLSDQGKQA, from the exons ATGACAACCATGGGGACTCAGGCCGAAGCCAGGTTGGGCAGCACACGTCCATCGGCGCCGCCGATTTCGCCTGGAGCTGCACGGGGGAGGGCGGACTATCTCCCGAAGAACTGGCAGCTCTACAGCGCTGGTGTCAGCATGGCGGCCGGCGGAGTGACGCAGGTTGTACACCACCCATTATTCACGCTGAAGACCTTCATACAGACCCCGAATTTCTCGTGGAAGGACTTCCTAGGCCGAACTGTCAGCAGTCCTGTAGGATTTCTCTACCGAG GTGTAGTATCTCGTTCCCTGGGTGTCATGCCAGAGAGAATGTTGAAGATGCAAGGTTGGTTCGTGACGACCAAATTCCTGACGGACTTGCGAGGGGAACAGTCCTTGGGGATCTGGATCTTAGGAGGGCTAGCGGCTGGTGTGGGTACTGCAGTTGTGGCATCTCCGACCGAGCTTCTCATGGTCCGGGCGCAAGTTCACGGCCACCGAGTCAGAGATGTCTGGAAGACCACAGGTTATATGAACATAACAAAAG GCATGTACAGGGGTTTCGCACCCGCGCTGGTCCGTGATCTCACATTCAACGCGCTGTTCTTCGTGGGGCGGGAGGCCGGAGTACGCCGGTATGAGACCCAACATGGTCACCGCTGTCCTGATCACAAACGCTTCCAGATAGGATTTGTAGCAG GCAGTATCAGCTGTACTGCAGCGACTCCTATGGATGCAGTCAAGACACGTATTCAGGCTGCTGTGCAGTGCGGCCCAAACTCGCAGCGGGGCGCTATCTTCTTCGCAAAGTCACTGTTACGGGAAGGAGGAATATTAAGACTTTGGCAAGGCTTAGGGGCCAGACTGATGATTTTTCCTAGCACACTCTCGCTCTTTTATATTCTTCAAGAAAAGATGGAGGGGATTCTTCTACAGGGGCTCAGCGACCAAGGGAAGCAAGCCTga
- the LOC136442887 gene encoding electrogenic aspartate/glutamate antiporter SLC25A13, mitochondrial-like isoform X2, with translation MTTMGTQAEARLGSTRPSAPPISPGAARGRADYLPKNWQLYSAGVSMAAGGVTQVVHHPLFTLKTFIQTPNFSWKDFLGRTVSSPVGFLYRGVVSRSLGVMPERMLKMQGWFVTTKFLTDLRGEQSLGIWILGGLAAGVGTAVVASPTELLMVRAQVHGHRVRDVWKTTGMYRGFAPALVRDLTFNALFFVGREAGVRRYETQHGHRCPDHKRFQIGFVAGSISCTAATPMDAVKTRIQAAVQCGPNSQRGAIFFAKSLLREGGILRLWQGLGARLMIFPSTLSLFYILQEKMEGILLQGLSDQGKQA, from the exons ATGACAACCATGGGGACTCAGGCCGAAGCCAGGTTGGGCAGCACACGTCCATCGGCGCCGCCGATTTCGCCTGGAGCTGCACGGGGGAGGGCGGACTATCTCCCGAAGAACTGGCAGCTCTACAGCGCTGGTGTCAGCATGGCGGCCGGCGGAGTGACGCAGGTTGTACACCACCCATTATTCACGCTGAAGACCTTCATACAGACCCCGAATTTCTCGTGGAAGGACTTCCTAGGCCGAACTGTCAGCAGTCCTGTAGGATTTCTCTACCGAG GTGTAGTATCTCGTTCCCTGGGTGTCATGCCAGAGAGAATGTTGAAGATGCAAGGTTGGTTCGTGACGACCAAATTCCTGACGGACTTGCGAGGGGAACAGTCCTTGGGGATCTGGATCTTAGGAGGGCTAGCGGCTGGTGTGGGTACTGCAGTTGTGGCATCTCCGACCGAGCTTCTCATGGTCCGGGCGCAAGTTCACGGCCACCGAGTCAGAGATGTCTGGAAGACCACAG GCATGTACAGGGGTTTCGCACCCGCGCTGGTCCGTGATCTCACATTCAACGCGCTGTTCTTCGTGGGGCGGGAGGCCGGAGTACGCCGGTATGAGACCCAACATGGTCACCGCTGTCCTGATCACAAACGCTTCCAGATAGGATTTGTAGCAG GCAGTATCAGCTGTACTGCAGCGACTCCTATGGATGCAGTCAAGACACGTATTCAGGCTGCTGTGCAGTGCGGCCCAAACTCGCAGCGGGGCGCTATCTTCTTCGCAAAGTCACTGTTACGGGAAGGAGGAATATTAAGACTTTGGCAAGGCTTAGGGGCCAGACTGATGATTTTTCCTAGCACACTCTCGCTCTTTTATATTCTTCAAGAAAAGATGGAGGGGATTCTTCTACAGGGGCTCAGCGACCAAGGGAAGCAAGCCTga